Within the Pseudomonas fulva genome, the region GCGCAACTGGCCGCGCTGGCGGACGAAGAGGCGCGGGTCGACCGGCTCTGCGAGCTCAACGTGATGAAGCAGGTGGGCAACGTCAGCCGTACCAGCATCGTCCAGAACGCCTGGCACCGCGGTCAGCCGTTATCGGTGCACGGCTGCATCTATGGCCTCAAGGATGGCCGCTGGAAGGACCTCGACGTCAGCGTCAGCGGCGCCGAGCAATTGCCCGAGCAGTACCGCCTGCGTCCGCCGCAGGCATGAGCATGGGCAAACCTTCGCGTCAGCTGGCGATCGCCGGCGTACTGTTGGCAGTACTGTGCTGGGCGGGCAATGCCCTGGTGGCCCGCGCCTTCGCCGGCGAGATTCCACCCTTCGCCCTGGCCTTTTGGCGCTGGAGCCTGGCGCTGATCCTGATCCTGCCGTTCGTGACATTGCCGTTGTGGCGGCACCGGTCGGCGCTGCGCCATGCCGGCTGGCGCCTGCTGGTGATCGCCGCCTTCGGCATCGCCGGCTACAACACCTTTCTGTACAGCGCCGCGCAGACCACCGCGGCGATCAACATCACCCTGGTCAACACCTGCATTCCGCTGATGACCTTTATCTTCGCCGGGCTGCTGCTCGGGGCGTGGCCGGCGCGACGTGCCTGGTGGGGGATGGCACTGGCGGTGCTTGGTTTGCTGGTGCTGATCTGTCGCGGTGACTGGCAGACCCTGGCACGCATGGAGTTCAACCGCGGCGACCTGATCATGCTGCTGGCGGTGCTCGAC harbors:
- a CDS encoding DMT family transporter, encoding MGKPSRQLAIAGVLLAVLCWAGNALVARAFAGEIPPFALAFWRWSLALILILPFVTLPLWRHRSALRHAGWRLLVIAAFGIAGYNTFLYSAAQTTAAINITLVNTCIPLMTFIFAGLLLGAWPARRAWWGMALAVLGLLVLICRGDWQTLARMEFNRGDLIMLLAVLDWALYTVLLRRWAAYLAPIPPLALLGVFMLLGVPMILPLYLYELSSGAQLLATPANLAAIAYTAVFASLVAYLGWNNGVKVLGASTAAMGNYLMPVFTAILGWILLGEALQLFHWVGGAMIFAGLLLATLPKRSQRAAA